A genomic region of Candidatus Sysuiplasma acidicola contains the following coding sequences:
- a CDS encoding ribosome assembly factor SBDS: protein MVDLDDAIVGRYEYKGETFEILIDPKIVKYLKEGKEVDVAKHMAVEEIFKDAKKGSKQSEEKLKEFFGTDDVGTISRIILEKGQVQLTTEQRHIMAETKRKQVAATIARNAINPQTHTPHPLARIEAAMEEARVRIDPFRSADSQVQEVLDALRPLIPIRFENSRIAVKLSGDDYGRCYEDLVSLGRITKEEWLNDGHWVCVLEIPAGMQTDLFEKMGQKTKGRAETKILK from the coding sequence ATGGTAGATCTAGATGATGCCATCGTGGGCAGATATGAATATAAAGGCGAGACATTCGAAATACTGATTGATCCAAAGATTGTCAAATACCTCAAAGAAGGAAAGGAGGTAGACGTTGCCAAACACATGGCAGTTGAAGAGATCTTCAAGGACGCCAAGAAGGGTTCCAAACAATCCGAAGAGAAGTTGAAGGAATTCTTCGGTACTGATGATGTGGGAACGATTTCCCGCATCATACTTGAAAAGGGACAGGTGCAGCTCACCACAGAACAGCGCCACATCATGGCTGAGACCAAGAGAAAGCAGGTAGCCGCAACGATTGCCAGAAATGCCATTAATCCTCAGACACATACACCACATCCACTGGCAAGAATCGAAGCTGCGATGGAGGAGGCACGGGTCAGAATAGATCCATTCAGGTCAGCAGACTCACAGGTCCAGGAAGTGCTCGACGCCTTGCGACCGCTCATTCCGATAAGGTTTGAAAATTCCAGGATTGCCGTGAAGCTCAGTGGTGATGATTATGGCCGATGTTACGAAGATCTGGTGTCGCTGGGCAGGATAACAAAGGAAGAGTGGCTGAACGATGGCCACTGGGTTTGCGTCCTCGAAATTCCAGCCGGCATGCAAACCGACCTCTTCGAGAAGATGGGGCAGAAGACGAAAGGAAGGGCGGAAACCAAAATATTAAAATAG
- a CDS encoding exosome complex protein Rrp4, producing the protein MPQSTAGVREIVVPGESVNCENKKPGFGIYKKGGQYYASRLGLRTAKTSFVDVIPLAGKYVPLSGDEIIGTVSGINTSSWLLDISSPYPALLHASESPWKVEFNATAKYLDIGDSVTAAILSVDDSKHVQVTMREQSLRKLSGGHIVEVPFGKVPRVIGKKGSMLEMLKSETGCKIVVGRNGKIWVDGPIEKVLLVAKAIDLIDREAQTYGLTDKVREFLRNGGSERV; encoded by the coding sequence ATGCCCCAGTCCACTGCCGGTGTCAGAGAAATCGTAGTGCCGGGTGAATCGGTAAACTGCGAAAACAAGAAACCCGGCTTCGGCATATACAAAAAGGGAGGTCAGTATTATGCCTCAAGACTCGGACTCAGAACGGCAAAAACGAGTTTCGTCGACGTGATTCCACTTGCTGGAAAGTATGTACCGCTTTCAGGAGACGAGATAATCGGCACCGTTTCTGGCATAAACACATCTAGCTGGCTACTTGACATTTCCTCACCGTATCCCGCTCTGCTCCACGCTTCGGAGTCCCCATGGAAGGTTGAGTTCAACGCCACTGCAAAGTATCTTGATATCGGGGACAGCGTGACTGCTGCCATACTGTCCGTCGACGACTCCAAGCACGTGCAGGTGACCATGCGGGAGCAGAGCTTGAGGAAGCTGAGTGGCGGACACATCGTCGAAGTGCCTTTCGGGAAGGTTCCACGCGTGATCGGAAAGAAAGGATCTATGCTTGAAATGCTCAAATCGGAAACGGGATGCAAGATCGTCGTGGGCCGTAACGGCAAAATTTGGGTTGACGGCCCAATCGAAAAGGTACTACTTGTGGCCAAAGCGATAGATTTGATCGACAGGGAGGCCCAGACGTATGGCCTCACAGACAAGGTAAGGGAGTTCCTGAGGAATGGCGGTTCAGAAAGAGTGTAA
- a CDS encoding exosome complex exonuclease Rrp41 encodes MDLPEGLKLIDEEGKRIDGRKADELRPIKIEAGVLKRADGSAYVEMGKNKILAAVYGPRECHPRHLQDPTKAIVQCNYNMLAFSVDDRKRPGPDRRSVEISKILAEALEHVVFLEQFPRTSIDVYIVVLQANAGTRCAGLTAASVALADAGIPMRDLVPACAAGKVAGTVVLDLNKEEDNFGEADLPLAYLPRTGEILLLQMDGHMTQEEFDRAVDLAKGGCAHIYGLQQEALKRKYGVAASEDEPSTEEAN; translated from the coding sequence ATGGATTTGCCCGAAGGGCTTAAACTGATAGACGAAGAAGGAAAGAGGATCGATGGAAGGAAAGCGGACGAGCTGAGACCCATAAAGATCGAAGCCGGAGTGCTGAAAAGAGCCGACGGTTCAGCTTACGTGGAGATGGGAAAGAACAAGATACTGGCCGCCGTCTACGGGCCGAGGGAGTGTCATCCCAGACATCTTCAGGATCCGACGAAGGCGATCGTCCAGTGCAACTACAACATGCTCGCGTTTTCAGTGGATGACCGAAAGAGGCCTGGACCAGACAGAAGATCCGTCGAAATTTCCAAGATACTCGCAGAAGCATTGGAGCATGTCGTTTTTCTGGAGCAGTTCCCGAGAACTTCGATTGACGTCTACATAGTAGTACTCCAGGCGAATGCAGGCACGCGATGCGCCGGACTTACCGCGGCATCAGTGGCGCTTGCTGACGCAGGCATTCCGATGAGAGACCTTGTTCCCGCCTGCGCTGCAGGAAAAGTTGCTGGCACAGTAGTCCTGGATTTGAACAAAGAGGAGGACAACTTCGGTGAAGCCGATCTCCCGCTGGCTTATCTTCCCAGGACGGGTGAAATATTGCTTCTGCAGATGGATGGTCACATGACACAGGAGGAATTTGACAGAGCCGTCGACCTTGCAAAAGGGGGCTGTGCACATATTTACGGCCTTCAGCAGGAAGCGCTCAAGAGGAAGTACGGAGTTGCGGCTTCTGAGGACGAACCCAGCACAGAGGAGGCGAACTGA